One segment of Motacilla alba alba isolate MOTALB_02 unplaced genomic scaffold, Motacilla_alba_V1.0_pri HiC_scaffold_136, whole genome shotgun sequence DNA contains the following:
- the LOC119696230 gene encoding uncharacterized protein LOC119696230 has protein sequence MAERPIPGAEVRPSRKSSRIAAIKLKRARQSTRSGTRVAFGNGGGVAADPATTAWPPSTAQSCRPRTRAFLGERRLRDNSPVTAGTSQMARRPCFAPDTDRVPQMSEVLMHYILVRAPHPGLVGSPEQEVKPESSSQGQVGKAIDFAYVQPPPPASTCTGFPAHVGLVEVLQDSAMKPLNFLIHCPISVAIRTGQGVVASRGGWEQQRGSFQVSAMPNQVVSA, from the exons ATGGCGGAGCGCCCCATTCCGGGTGCAGAGGTTCGGCCGAGCAG gaagtcaagCCGGATAGCAGCAATCAAGTTGaagagggcaag GCAGTCCACTCGGA gtgGCACCCGGGTAGCCTTTGGCAATGGCGGAGGAGTTGCA GCGGACCCTGCGACGACAGCGTGGCCTCCGAGCACGGCGCAATCGTGCCGCCCGAGGACCCGGGCATTCTTAGGAGAGCG GAGACTACGAGACAACagcccagtgacagcaggaacttcccagATGGCGAGGCGGCCTTGCTTTGCACCTGACACGGACCGGGTTCCCCAGATGTCAGAG gtgcTGATGCATTATATCCTTGTCAGAGCGCCCCATCCTGGGCTTGTGGGTTCccctgagcag gaagtcaagccagagagcagcagtcaaGGCCAAGTGGGCAAG gcAATTGACTTTGCATATGTCCAGCCACCGCCACCAGCCAGCACATGCACCGGGTTTCCTGCACATGTGGGCCTTGTGGAAGTATTACAGGACTCTGCGATGAAGcctttaaattttctcattcaCTGTCCTATCTCGGTAGCCATCAGGACAGGCCAAGGAGTTGTGGCGAGTCGGGGAGGTTGGGAGCAGCAGCGAGGGTCCTttcaggtttcagcaatgccaaatCAAGTTGTCTCCGCTTAA